GAATTCGCTTATTGAGGGCCATGGCCCGGCCCAACTCATAGCCTACCCCCAACGACGGTTGGGTCACTTCTGCCACCACCACTGGGAAGAAAAGAGACTAAGGCTCAATACCCGGGGCTTGTGAGGGAGAAATGACAAGACTCTGGGTGTGGTGAGAAGAGAACTCTGGGGAGTCCCTTCTAGGTGTGGACGGGATCTAACATCCCAGAGGAGTTTGTGGATAGGAGGTGCGAGGGTGGGGGGAACTGCTCACCATCTGCCTGCTGCAGCCAGGCCAGGTCCCGCTCATGGATGAAACTGTCACCTACAGTAGCCTCTTCCCCTGTGGATGAGGAAAAGCTGGTCAAGGCCAAGCCCCTGCCTGGTCCTCAGCACTGAGTACCTCTCCTATGCCCTTGCCACCCCCACATTCACCCTGCCGCATGCTAGGTGACCAGGGACCCACCCAACACTAAGGTTCCATGAAAAGGAGTGAGGAAATAACCACAAGAAAGATTCAATCCCATGCTAGGAGGGATGTGTGATTAGGGCCAGATGAGTGACACAGATGAGATTAAGGGAAGGACTATACCTCAGTGTGTGACAGGGATCAGAgatggaaaggaggaggaataTCCTCCTCCAGTGCAGGATGGAAATGGGCAGTAGCAAGAGAACGCCCGTGCAAAGAAGGATGAACAActagggagcctgagtggctctcGAGGTTTGGTGGGTGCCAGAATCAGCCGAGAGCTCGATATGAGGTCAGGCTGCTTCAGGAGCTCTTCAGAGGAGTGTGAACCGCACCAAACTTTGAGCACCAGTGCTGTAATACAGCCCATGACCAGTAGGAGGTGGTGGAAAGGAAGGTAGGAGAGGCTCTGACTGGGATCAGTATCTCATTTCCAGCTTGATTAAACGTTACCTCCGGAATCAGAGCAGAATCACTGGAGAGTCCGTTAAAAATGAATTCTAAGCCTTCAACCCAGACTGTGCTAtgtgaatctgcattttaaacaagttcCCTCAGACTTCCTTTGAGCACACTGAAGTTCCGGAACCAGTAGGTGGGCGTGGACGGGACTAGCGGTGAAACCAAACGAACCTTAAGCTTCTGGGTCCCGCACTTGCACAAGCCCTTCCCAACGCCCTAGCAATTTTGTgatttcacctttttaaagaGGGCTCCCAGAACTGCATTAGATATTACAAATCCTGGACCCGCTCCTCGGTCGGgcgagggggaaaaaaaaggttttctgagCAGAAGTTACGAGAGTTTTGGCGCGATTTTCAAAGTAGAAAACTCGCCGAGATTCCAGACCAAATCTGATCAAAGCAATATTTTTGAAAGACCCAGCAGCCAGGAAGTAGCCTGATGAGAGTACGTGAGAGAAGGTGGTGGCAAGAATTGGGGTCCTTCGGGCCCAAGACAGGGCGGATATCTTGACCGCAAAGGGGGATAAGCTTGATCTTAGGTAGGGGAGCAGATGCCAGCGGGAAGCTGAGAACTGAAGCAGCCCCATTCACTCCcattctgctcctccctgctcagtCCCTGGTGAGGTTCTCCAGGAAAGAATCGAGGTCAAGATAACAAATGAATGCGGAGACTGAGCTCCCACCCGCAAGTTCACGGGACCCACGCGGTCCGAACCTCGGCTCCCCTTCCCCgctgggcaggagggagggctcCGGGCCGTAGGGACGCGCGGCCGGCCGGTGGTCCGATGGCCGCCGCCGAGCGGAGTGCAATCTCGGTAGCGAGGCGGGACCGGCCCGCtcccccgccgcccgcgccccggGCCCGGCCGCGCGCGCCCCGCCTCTCGCCTCACCGCGCGCGCTCAGCTCCTTGGCCGCCACGTGCTCCGTGAGCACCGCCCCGAAGCGCCGCAGCCGAGACACGATCCGTTCGTACAGCGCCCAGTCCTCGCGTCCGCCGCGGATGCTCCCGCAGAAGTACAGGGCCTGGCGGCCCCCCTGGCCCGGCTCCCCGCATTCCCGCGCTCTGGCCTCCGCCGCCGCCatcctcgccgccgccgccgtctcTCCGTTTCCCGCGCCAGGGGGCGCCCGCTCGCGGCCACGTGACTCGGCCGGCCCTCCCTGGGTCCGGGGAGGCCCCTCCTGCGACTGGCGGCGAGCTGGGAGCGTGGCATTAGCCTCCAGACGCTGAGGACAGCACGGGCTAGGGGCGGAAACCCACCGCCCCGACTTCGTCACTGCAgcttgcctcccacccccacccggtCCTGTTGGCCTTGGCCTTTCCCATCTCAGCTAGACGCAAGTGCATCATTCCCTGGTGATTCTTACCTCGCGGACCCCATCTCCTACTACTACCACTCACTTTTCTGCAGCCACGCTGGCTTTCCTGGCTGTTCTTCAAGTATGCTGGCCATGCccttgcctcagagcctttgcatttgctgttccctgGAACTCTTTTTCTCCCAGGTAGTTCCCTGGAGCGTTCCCTCAGCTCTTCCAAGTCTGTTCACGGGtcaccttccctgaccaccctattCAACATGGCAGGCTCCTATTCCCAGAACTCCCCATCGCCCTTCCCTGCCTTACCTTTTctcctcaaacccatgaactgtgtcatcatgatctgagccgaactCGAGTTAGAGGCTTaatgacggagccacccaggcacccttgttgtATGTCTTTCTATGTCCAGTAGAATATAAGTCCCCAGGAGGGCAGGAACTTTTACAgttttgtttactgctatatCCCTGGGTTCTAGAACTGTACTTGGCACATAGGAACGATTtaccaaatatttgttaatgCATGAGTGGATTCAAATGAGAAGTTATATTTGCAGCACGTTGTAATCTGCTCCGCCCTGTTGTAGGCTGACAGAAGCAGGAGCTCCAGGGAGGCTGGCAAACACACCATTATTCACTGGTGGTAACAATGGTCTCCCCCTCATTTTActatgaaaataacacaaatataggACCAAAAAATCAAACGGAACAAGAGAGTACCTGGTGGAAAGTGAGTCTTGAGACCCCAATCCCATTCCCTAGAGAAAAGCACTGTCATGCTTCCTTCTGAATTCTTCCTGAATGATAACTGTAAAATACCTAAGTATGGGTTACAGAActgacataatttttaaaaatgcaaaagacacaagggtgcctggctggctcagttggaagagcgtgtgactcttgacctcggggttgtgagttcaagccccacattgggtgtagagattacttaaataaataaataaccaaacaagaaatgcaggggcgcctgggtggctcagtccgttaagcatccaactcttgatgttggctcaggtcaccatctcagggttGATGAGATTCTctcttgggatgctctctctccctttctctctgtgtctcccccacttgcgtgcatgcacatgcactctctgtctcaagataagtgaataaataaacacttttttaaaaaatgcaaagacacaaagagaaggcAAAGAGATTTTAGTATATCTCTGTCCTCCATGGGCACAGCCACAGATAGCCGGACCGTGGGGCAAACATGTATGTGGAGCCATGCATTAGGGCCCCAGGCTCTCTCTcatacacattcacatacacCTCTAGGAAAGAAGCTTCGTGtgccagctctctgctgtcagctcagagccagctttggatcctgtcaccctctctctctgcccctcccccacttgcacacgcacatgtgcgcgctctctctctctctctctcaaaaataaacattaaaaaaaaaggaagcttcaTGTGCCAGATAACATGATGGGCaatctcctttcccctcctgaTTCTTGCCACACTTTCCCATAGGAGAGGAACCCACGTACACACGTACATACAAAgcatcctgtctctgcctctatgtcttaaagaaaataaaccagcCTCTCTCTCCTTAGGGTCACACCTGTGATGTGGCTGCCATTCCCTGTTCGACCTCAGGCTGAAGGTGAAAGAATAGAAGGAATATTTTGTGTTTCTCCAAATGGTAAAACAAAGCCCTGAAATTGGTTCTATATCCACTGTCAGATGGGTGAGGACGCAGACCCAGTTGTGGCTTGCAGCTCAGACCCTCCAGCTCAGTGCAAGGAGGcctgaggtggagggagggggcactAAGTGGTGGatggggggccgggggaggggggcactctAGTGAGACAGCCCGATGGAGGACAGTATCTCACCACATGACAGGAGGCCAGAATCAAGTCCTAATTCAGTTTCTGGcgagctctgtgaccttgagcacatCCCTTAAgccctctgagcttcagtttcctcatctataagtaGGAAACGTTATGCTGCCTTTACTTATGCATTTTGAGTATGAT
The nucleotide sequence above comes from Panthera tigris isolate Pti1 chromosome B2, P.tigris_Pti1_mat1.1, whole genome shotgun sequence. Encoded proteins:
- the DNPH1 gene encoding 2'-deoxynucleoside 5'-phosphate N-hydrolase 1; this encodes MAAAEARARECGEPGQGGRQALYFCGSIRGGREDWALYERIVSRLRRFGAVLTEHVAAKELSARGEEATVGDSFIHERDLAWLQQADVVVAEVTQPSLGVGYELGRAMALNKRILCLFRPQSGRVLSAMIRGAADGSRFQVLDYEEGQVEAMLDRYFEADPPLAGSCHP